The genomic DNA GCAGTTCAGAGCCAAGAAAATTCAAGTTACTGAATGATGTGTACAATGACACATAGGAGATAGAGCTACCAGATGATGAGCTATTGTTACTTGACATTGAGGAACCCAACAACTTTGAGCAAGCTGAAAAAGAAGAAGAGTGGAAGAAAGCTATGCAGGAAAAAATGGTGTCAATTGAAAAGAACAAAACATCGGTCTTGACTGAGTTACCACCTGGGAGAAAAGCAATAAGCCTCAAGTGGGTATACAAGATAAAAAATAATACATATGGTGAAATCATAAAATACAAGGAAAGGATGGTTGCAAAAGGTTATGTGCAAAAGAAAGGCATTGACTTTGAAGAAGTTTTCGCCCCTGTCACAAGGATGGAGACAGTTCCATTATTACTGGCACTGACAGCAAAGAACGGATGGAAAGTGCATCATCTTGACGTCAAATCAGCCTTCCTAAATAGAGAATTAACGGAGGAAGTTTATATAAGCCAACCAAAGAATTTTGTTGATGAAAAGCAAAGTCACAAGGTGTATAGATTACTAAAGGCGCTATATGGGTTAAGGCAAGCTCCGCGGGCCTGGTATGCTCGTCTTAACAGATGTTTGAAAGAATTGGGGATTTCAAAATGTCCATACGAGCATGCTATTTACACAAGAAGAGAAAGTAATGAATTTTTAATTATAGCTATCTATGTTGATGATTTGTTGGTGACAGGTTCAAGTATGGAGAACATTGTCAAATTTAAGAAACAGATGAGTATGGAATTTGAGATGTCTGACATGGGTTTGTTAGCTTACTACTTGGGATTAGAAGTAAATCAAAGTAGTGGTGGAATTAGTTTGAAGCAGACATCATATGCACGAAAGTTGTTGGAAAAATCAAATATGTCGAGCTTTAATGCAGTGAAGTATCCTATGGAACCAAAGGAGATGATAAAAAAAGATGAGAAAGACAAGATGGTGAATGCGACAAAGTATAGAAGCATTATTGGCGGGCTCAGGTATCTGGTACATACAAGGCCAGACTTGGCCTATTCAGTTGGAGTAATAAGCCGTTATATGGAGAGACCTACCATCATGCAACATAATGCAACAAAGCGAGTGTTAAGGTATGTAAAGGGAACATTAGATTTCGGTCTTGTCTACTCAAAAGGCGTGGGAAATTACTTGTTATCTGGGTATTCAGACATCAACCTAGCTGGAAACATTGACGATAGGAAGAACACAGGTGGAGTAGTTTTCTACTTAAATGGCAACTTGATTACTTGGGTTTCTCAAAAGCAAAGGTGTGTGGCTCTTTCTAGTTGTGAAGCTGAATTCATGGATGCTACAGCAGCGGCGTGTCAGGGTGTATGACTCAGGAATGtgctaagacaaataacagaTGTTGGAGATACTCCAGTGGTAATTTATATTGATAATAAGTCTGCAATAGACTTAACTAAAAATTCTGTTTTTCATAGTATAAGCAAGCATATTGATATTCGTTATCATTTCATCCGAGATTGCATTGAGAGAGGAGAATTTATTGTCAAACATGTTTGCACTCCAGAGCAACGAGCAGATGTGCTCACTAAGGCAATGTCCAGGGTTAAGTTTGAAGAGATGCGCGCTGCACTTGGAGTTAGAGACTTGGGAACCATAGTTTGAATTAAGGGAGAGATTGTTGGCATACTTAATTAATTCAAACgtattttattaaggaataacgTGTTGTTATCTTTGAGATATCAGCATGATTTGGTCTATCTTCTAGTTGAGAGATTGTAGGAGTTTATTGTTTCATTTCTAGTTTGTAATTGATTTGCTTTGTCCTATTTATTCCTGTAATCGCTTGCATCTTTGATTGAGAAATGAGAAAAGGAGTTTACTCTGAATAACATACCTTTACTCTTCTTTATTTTTAGCTTATAACAGAGAACGGACCATAGCGTCATTCAAAGAAACCATTTTTCTCATGGAAATATAAAAATTTGGCTCAAGGCTTCCGTATTTTTTCAGACTGCCCCGCCTTTCTTTGCGATTGTTACCAAATCTAGACGAAGATTCCAAGCCTAAGTAACCCCCTTGGGTTGCAACTGAAACAAGCTTGCGAACCAGTCCACTAGCTCGACCAGTTACGAATGCATCAGCCATCGTTTTCAGTTGCAAAATGATCTTAAttaatttttcttaaattatCATCTTGAAGGATTATTATGTGCGGTGAAGGTTGTTTAGCAAGGACTAATTATTGAGTGACATTGGAATCTTGCAACTACTAGCTAGCCAAAAGTGTTACTCAAATGGGATGGAGACACGAGGGTGGGGCGTTTTGTTGATTGGTCTCTTCTTACGTGCATAGGTCCCTCTCATATGTTTGTTTGATGTAATAATTTCGAATGAAAATTGTTCCCTTAATTAGGCTTTGGTAATTTCTACGTGTGTCGATATCTCTTTGGTTCTATATTTATGAACTGGTGAGATGGTGAAATGGCTCATCAACAAGATTGTAAGTCAATAAAAGAACTTGCTCAAATCCTCCATTTTCATAATTATTGATACATCTCAAGTTGTGAAATGCTACTGTTACATGTGTTTTTACTAAAAACTGAAGACAAGTACTTAAGAAGAGTAAATAAAATCCTTGATCTGCAAAAACAAATCCAGAATCTTATTTTGATCAGCCATCTCCGCACCATGACACCCTCCATCTTCGATCTTGGCCACCACCTTCACCCCATGTGCATCCAACATCTTAACCACCCCCTTTATTCTATCCACCAAGGCGTCCCCTTCAAACGCTCTTATCAAACACTTCGGAAGATGTTGGATCTTTGGATTAGCAACATCCAACGGATTAGAGTACTCGTGATCACGATCACTTCCAGGTGGCAATGACAACAGCCACATCAGATCACTAACAGTCACCGGTAAAAAAGGATTTCTGCCTAACCTTTCTTCAGACGGAGTTCGTTGAACCCCACCGAAAAAGGGCTGGTTCAATATCATCCCTTTGATCTGGATCGGATTGATATCCGTATCCAGAGCACGTAAACCTGCATGGTAAGCAATGTTACCACCAGCACTAGTACCCATAATATGAACATTGGAATAATCAGCAAACTCTTTCATCCACGGATCACATCCGTTAATTTCTCTTGCTTGATCACGAACCCACGTGATGGCCTCCATCGCATCATCATAAGCAGCTGGAAGGCGATGTTCAGGGGCAAGCCGATACTCAACAGTTATGACTAAAGCAGGGAGGAAAGCAGAAGCACGGTTCCATAAATCATGAAAAGGAGCTGAATTGGCACTCAAGAGAATGAAGCCACCGCCATGAAAATCAATGATGACAGGAAGTTTGTTAGTGTGGTTAAGAGGACGGAACAGACGTAAGAATGTTTGGTTGGCGGTGTTAAGGGGGATGTCTTTGGAGAGTGCTAGCTGTTTTTGTGATGGAGAATTGGGTAATTCTGAAGCAAGTTCAGGCGTAGGAGGCACGCAGGGGAAATCTACGTCTCTGGTGAGTGAGCCGTCAGGATTAAGAACAACTTTGAGGAACTTGTATGGTTCATCAATGAGAGAGGAATCTCTTTCCATTATGTTTCTTTGAATGGCTTgattggtaagataattcctgTATATGTAGAGGTATATACAAGTGGTTGAAAGATGTGGTTAATGACTAGACCAATTAGTCTACATAAAAAGTGATGTTCAATTTTGGCAAACGCCGTCTCTTCCAGTAATGCGGTCAAATTaaaaacaaatgttgaatttgattCAATGTTGTTAGGTAAATAAATGGTCAATTGGTCCTTGTTCAAATATATTTTCAGTTTCTAGCTTTCATGTTCTTTTACCTACTAGTTGTTGTAATGGAACTTGTTATATGTGTACTTTCATTCAATACTCTTCCTCTTGTTTTTTTTCTTTctggattttgtcttcttttcTAGTCAAAAGCACTAACAAATGTTATCAAAGTTAGGTTCATTTAAGCAAATTGAGTGTTCCTAATCAGCTGCCATGGCTAAATAAAGGATGAACGAAGTTTGTTCTTGTGGTGATGGTGCTACTCGAGGTCTCAAGGTGGTAATAAGGAGCTAAAAAATCATGGCACAAACTATCCATGGAAGAAACTTTGTTTTAGAATCGCCGATGAGAAGTGTACTACGGAGAGAACTGCTCCAAAATTTCTAAAAAGTTAATCCAACGATTTAGATTTtgttaattttttatatataatctCGCTTTTGTTATTCCATTTTGGCCTTGGTGCATAAAGATGTTTAACTAGTTGAACTCTGGAGTTGTAATTCATATTTTGCATCAAAGCAAAAGTAAGTTTGAAAGAGTGTCTAAAATTGGCTAAGTGTCCAGTATCATTTATATATTGCATAAGTATGTTGCGTTAGCTAATACCTCTAATCTGATGATCCATCAACGGTCTTTACCGTTGTAGAACACATATAGAGAGATCCGATTTTACTACCGGTTCAACATATTTCtaataaagaagcaagagaatTATAACATCTGAAAATCAACAATATAACAAAGAAGAAGATTAACAACTGGGGAACCAAGTCCAGGAACACATATACTAtctccaacccaactctaaaaaCACACTTTTATATTATTTTGGTGTAAAAAATCTCTCCAACCCAACTTCAAAAATCATACCAAAATAATGTGACACCAAAATTTATATCAAATTTGATGTAACACCAAAAATTatagaattttttaaaattccaATACTAACCTTCTGTTTTTTCACAAAAACAAATCTTTCCTTTTATACCCAAATACTTTTATACTTTTTTGTTatctttcttttatttaattttttttgctTTATAACTTATTAGTTTAATAAAATTTGAATGTTTGacatttaaaattttattatatttattgaaaTGATAAAATTTATACAATTTATATACATGTTTTAAAATAACAAATTCATGAatatttagaaataaaataaaatctaataaaattaaaaatttagcGCGAGAAATGTTTTAATCTATTAACAAATTCAATAATAAAGAAGCACATTTTACACTAAGAAATGCTTTAATCGATCATTTATGGGAGGAATATGGAAATTCAAATAATTAATCACTAGTGTAATTTGAGTATGTATTAATAATAAACGTTTTTTATAAATCTTCGTAAAtattataattgattaattatttccTAGTAGATAATTAGTATAAGTATATtacaaagaaaaaaaaatatatttctaAGATGAGAATTATTTCTTTTGGTGTAAATTTTGGTATACATACGTTGAAGATGGTATAAGTTTTACACCGATTTCTATATTAATTTGATGTAAAAATCACATCAAATTAATGTAATGGATTGGAGCATCTGCAATGCTAACAAACTCTTAGCTAAAAATATAGGTGGCATTCCATAAATATCAATTATAAAGATTTTGTATAAAAGTATGCACTCCAATGGGACATTCCTGTTAGCTAAAAATAAAGCCAACCTCCTCAAGTTGAACATATTTGTTGAACCTCTACAGACCTTAGCCGAATGACATATTATATGTACCatatctaaatataatattttatttataataacttGAAATAATGATAACAtactattttaaaaatatagcAAATCATTATAGCCAACTCCCTTGAAGGAATTTTTTTTACAGCAGTATTTTATACTATTTAGCCAATCATTTTAGCTAATAAGAATTGGAGATGTTCTAAAGACTTCTTTTCCTGAGGTAAGTCTTTGTCAGGACCCTGACTCGAACCTTAATTCAACAAGCAACAAGCAAGTTTAAATATACCAGGTAAAtcaattacaaaaaaatataaGAGTGAAGTAAAATAAATGCAGCTTACCATTCTGAAACCGGAATATTCTGAATAAGTTATCCTCTTCTTAAATTTCTATTTTAGGCGAGGACACCCAAATATAAGGTAGTTTAAAGCGCTTGACTCTTTAAGAGCAAAGCCGGTGCTAAATATAAGCGTAGTTATTGTATAATTTagcatttaaaaatatatattgaTATTAAAATAACACCATGTTTTCAATGATTTTTTCTAAATTTTGTTTCAAATTTAAATAACTTTCAAAATATACTACTCTTTTGATTACAAATCTTTTAATTTCCTACTTCATTTATTTCtctatttttttcattttttgatGAGTTGACAATTATAGTACAATGCTATATTTTGTGTTAAATTTAGCACAAATTATAATATTGTACTATTTTAGCACAAAATTTAACACATCATTAAATTGAcattttttactttttattttatattataactACACCAGTGGACATGCTTTTAACTAGTTAATACCAGTCAGATCAGGGCCAtttatcactttcaatttctcaAGAGCAACTCCGAGGGTCATGTCAAGCCCTGACAGCCATATAGGTTCAAAGTTGTCCGTGACGCAGAATTGTTTTTCAGTAACTTGTCAATTATAGTCCATATCTGAACACGGAGACAAAGATGAAGACACTCCTCTGTCATTTTATACAAAGTAGGGGTATAATAGTCCATATCTTTCTatcttcttcttcattttctACTATTCCTCTGTCTGTAAAGTGTTGAGATTATAGAGCCCACTAAATCTCACACTACTCAGGCCCAATCCTCTCATAAGAACATGGCCCAAGATGCTAACCAGGCGCGGGAAAATCAGTTAGAACAGCTGGCTATAGCTGTCCTCTAGGACTGCATCTTATTCATATTAGATATATAGAGTGTCTGTGTTATCTTGTTAATTAAGATACCAATGTAAAAACAGTTCTCTCTGTATCTTCTTCTTCAAACTTAATAAACATTTTCTTTCTTCTTGCTTTACCTAAATTGTCATGGTATCAGAGTCATAGAGCTCGATTCTTCTATCATTTATGATCGATTATACTAATCGATTCATCAATTGATCCTCATACTATGCGTTCATATGCTTCCGTTGCTGCAAATACTACATCTTCTTCATCGCAATTACAAAACACCATAACAACTACTACTGTTATTGACATCAATCATCCTTATTTTCTGAGCTCATCTGATCATCCTGGATTATCACTCGTTAGCGAATTACTCACTGATCACAATTACCACCATTGGAGCAGATCGGTTAATATTGCATTATCTGCAAAGCTTAAGCTTGGTTTTATTGATGGAACACAGGTTCAACCTCCTGCGAAAACTTCTCTCTGTGGATGCGTAGCAGCAATCTGGTAATCTCATGGCTTTTGAACTCTGTATCTCCTGATATTAGAAAAACTATTGTCTATATGTCAACTGCTGCTTAGATCTGGACTGATCTTGCTAATCTATACTCTCAAACTAATGTACCTCGATTATTTCATTTACGAAAAGAACTTGCATCACTCACTCAAGGCACAAAATCCGTCATGTCTTATTTCACGCAATTTCGAGGTTTAATGGATGAGTTAGACAATCTGTCTCCCATACCTAGATGTTTTTGTGCTACTAGTACTTGTAATTGTGGAATTGCTGCAAAAATGGAAAAGTATGAGCAGATGATTAAGCTAAGTCAATTTCTTATGGGACTTAATGAACAATTTACTGCAACTAGAGGTCAAATTTTGTTAATGATGCCTCTCCCTGATCTCAGTCATGCATATGCTATGATTCTTCAAGAAGAGAATCAAAGAGAAAGTGCTAGTTCAGTGCCTTTGCTTTCTGAAAATGCTGCCATGAATGTGCGCATAGGTACTCATAACTCTGCCTATAAAGGAA from Apium graveolens cultivar Ventura chromosome 5, ASM990537v1, whole genome shotgun sequence includes the following:
- the LOC141724142 gene encoding putative carboxylesterase 8 — protein: MERDSSLIDEPYKFLKVVLNPDGSLTRDVDFPCVPPTPELASELPNSPSQKQLALSKDIPLNTANQTFLRLFRPLNHTNKLPVIIDFHGGGFILLSANSAPFHDLWNRASAFLPALVITVEYRLAPEHRLPAAYDDAMEAITWVRDQAREINGCDPWMKEFADYSNVHIMGTSAGGNIAYHAGLRALDTDINPIQIKGMILNQPFFGGVQRTPSEERLGRNPFLPVTVSDLMWLLSLPPGSDRDHEYSNPLDVANPKIQHLPKCLIRAFEGDALVDRIKGVVKMLDAHGVKVVAKIEDGGCHGAEMADQNKILDLFLQIKDFIYSS